The following are encoded in a window of Mycobacterium sp. ELW1 genomic DNA:
- a CDS encoding lactate 2-monooxygenase: MTQPYGNYQIEIYFQGLTGTVPSLPMSFDELEARAAQALPPSIWSYVAGGAGDERTQRVNVSAFEQWGLIPRMLVGATERDLSVELWGRRWPAPVFMAPIGVIGLCTQDHHGDLAAARAAARTGVPMCVSTLTMDPLEDVAAEFGDTPGLFQLYTPTDREMAESFVRRAETAGYTGIVVTLDTWVPGWRPRDLSTANFPQLRGMCLSNYITDPVFRAKVDADIDADPRNAVLSWVSNFGNSLTWDDLTWLRSLTSLPLILKGICHPDDARRAIDAGVDGIYCSNHGGRQANGGVPAIDCLPDVVAAAGDVPVLFDSGIRSGADIVKALALGAKAVGIGRPYAYGAALAGTDGIVHVLRSLLAETDLIMAIDGYPTLGDLTPDALRAVRQ; this comes from the coding sequence ATGACCCAGCCGTACGGCAACTACCAGATCGAGATCTACTTCCAGGGCCTGACCGGTACGGTGCCCAGCCTGCCCATGTCATTCGACGAGTTGGAAGCCCGTGCCGCCCAAGCTCTTCCGCCGTCGATATGGTCCTACGTCGCCGGTGGCGCCGGTGACGAGCGCACCCAACGGGTCAATGTCAGCGCCTTCGAACAGTGGGGCCTGATACCGCGCATGCTGGTCGGCGCCACCGAGCGCGATCTGTCGGTCGAGCTGTGGGGACGGCGCTGGCCCGCCCCGGTGTTCATGGCGCCGATCGGGGTGATCGGGCTGTGCACCCAAGACCACCACGGCGACCTCGCTGCCGCGCGGGCTGCCGCCCGCACCGGGGTTCCGATGTGCGTGTCCACGCTGACGATGGATCCGCTGGAGGACGTCGCCGCCGAATTCGGCGACACGCCAGGGCTTTTCCAGCTGTATACCCCGACCGATCGCGAGATGGCGGAGAGCTTCGTGCGCCGCGCCGAAACTGCCGGCTACACCGGAATCGTGGTCACGCTGGACACCTGGGTGCCCGGCTGGCGGCCGCGCGACCTTTCCACCGCCAACTTCCCACAGCTGCGTGGCATGTGCCTGTCCAACTACATCACCGATCCGGTGTTCCGCGCCAAGGTCGACGCCGACATCGACGCCGACCCGCGCAACGCCGTGCTGTCCTGGGTCAGCAACTTCGGAAACTCGCTGACATGGGACGACTTGACCTGGCTGCGATCGTTGACGTCACTGCCGCTGATCCTCAAGGGCATCTGCCATCCCGACGACGCCCGGCGCGCGATAGATGCCGGTGTCGACGGCATCTACTGTTCCAATCACGGCGGCCGGCAAGCCAACGGCGGTGTGCCGGCCATCGACTGCCTTCCCGACGTCGTGGCGGCGGCCGGTGACGTGCCGGTGCTTTTCGACTCCGGGATCCGTTCGGGCGCCGACATCGTCAAGGCCCTGGCGTTGGGCGCCAAGGCTGTTGGCATCGGTCGTCCCTACGCCTACGGTGCGGCGCTGGCCGGCACCGACGGGATCGTGCACGTGCTGCGCTCACTGCTGGCCGAGACCGATCTGATCATGGCCATCGACGGCTACCCGACGCTGGGGGACCTGACCCCCGACGCGCTGCGGGCCGTGCGACAGTAA
- a CDS encoding pyridoxamine 5'-phosphate oxidase family protein, whose product MPQPSTRVSRLPEKQNIERSRLDELLDATPLATVALIRDGHPTIFPIGFARIGDELVIHGSTGSPWLRQLADGATAAVSITALDGVLVARSGFESSFQFRSATLFGTFDTIEESDKVRYLETLTDTFIPGRVAELRASSRKELAATMVLRMEISGDNWSLKIGDGWPEDGEDDVAAGAWAGVVPLTCVYGEPRRAPDCDSATPVPPSVRAMSGELSNRRGRQFRQ is encoded by the coding sequence ATGCCGCAACCGTCGACCAGGGTTAGCCGCCTACCGGAGAAGCAGAACATCGAACGTTCGCGACTCGACGAGCTTCTCGATGCCACTCCGCTGGCGACCGTCGCGTTGATCCGCGACGGACACCCGACGATATTCCCGATAGGCTTTGCCCGGATCGGCGATGAACTGGTGATCCACGGATCGACGGGCTCACCCTGGCTGCGTCAGCTCGCCGACGGCGCGACCGCCGCAGTCTCGATCACCGCCCTCGATGGAGTCCTGGTGGCGCGCAGTGGCTTTGAATCGTCCTTCCAATTCCGCAGCGCCACGCTGTTCGGAACATTCGACACGATCGAGGAATCCGACAAGGTCCGCTACCTCGAGACGCTGACCGACACCTTTATCCCGGGCCGGGTGGCGGAGCTTCGCGCGAGTTCACGCAAGGAGCTGGCCGCGACCATGGTGCTGCGAATGGAGATCAGCGGTGACAACTGGTCACTGAAGATCGGCGATGGCTGGCCCGAGGACGGCGAGGACGACGTGGCCGCCGGAGCATGGGCGGGCGTGGTCCCGCTGACATGCGTCTACGGCGAGCCGCGCCGTGCGCCGGACTGCGACAGCGCAACGCCGGTGCCGCCGTCGGTCAGGGCGATGTCTGGTGAGCTGTCGAATCGGCGGGGGCGGCAGTTTCGTCAGTAA
- a CDS encoding MFS transporter yields MSQPSISAETDSLSRRQIVLLVAALVFSLMSFSLNATMLAPAVRDINDTLGPGAFVAMSTPFYLAGALANVVLIRWSDYIGRKRVLIGIVIVMCIGTVLCLSTSLPIVVVGRFLQGTSNITYGLAFLILRARLSGATFGVCCGVMASINGGVAGGDAFLAGIMTDAFGYRSIFALILVVGLIAVVFVWKWVPADDGAGAESRMDWVGAVFIGLTVGGITMFLSNGGHQGWVSAPALIWLTAAVVGFLALVVVDRRVEHPLIALKHMRSREAWPLLVVTILVMGSFMVVLGFIVPAMAEDPDSGFGLNATTTALLFLTPGAVVQVISAPFIGRLAVRIGFVTVLRAGVVATIVVVALTAVFADHKYVVAALMVIFGFTCTAVILTPLSSLGVLQASDEAPGALPGIANASYGMGFTLGFAWAGPIVGSGTDSTFQHAFWIAVGIGVVALVFSLILRPKPFTDETAAPADSTAHQTSP; encoded by the coding sequence GTGAGCCAGCCATCCATTTCCGCCGAGACCGATTCCCTGTCTCGCAGGCAGATCGTCCTGTTGGTGGCGGCGCTGGTCTTCTCGCTGATGTCGTTCTCGCTGAACGCCACCATGCTGGCGCCGGCCGTCCGCGACATCAACGACACCTTGGGCCCCGGTGCGTTCGTCGCGATGTCGACGCCGTTCTATCTGGCGGGGGCGCTCGCCAACGTCGTGCTGATCCGCTGGAGTGACTACATCGGACGCAAGCGCGTCTTGATCGGCATCGTGATCGTGATGTGCATCGGCACCGTGTTGTGCCTGAGCACCTCGCTCCCCATCGTGGTGGTCGGCAGGTTCCTGCAAGGCACGTCCAACATCACGTACGGTCTTGCCTTCCTGATTCTTCGAGCACGCTTGTCCGGCGCGACATTTGGCGTGTGCTGCGGGGTGATGGCGTCCATCAACGGCGGGGTGGCCGGCGGCGACGCATTCCTGGCCGGCATCATGACCGACGCATTCGGCTACCGTTCGATATTCGCCCTGATCCTCGTTGTCGGCCTGATCGCCGTCGTCTTCGTCTGGAAATGGGTTCCGGCTGACGACGGTGCGGGCGCGGAGAGCCGGATGGACTGGGTCGGTGCCGTTTTCATCGGCCTGACCGTCGGCGGGATCACCATGTTCTTGTCCAACGGCGGGCACCAGGGGTGGGTGTCGGCGCCCGCACTGATCTGGCTGACGGCGGCCGTTGTGGGATTCCTCGCCTTGGTCGTGGTCGACAGACGGGTGGAACATCCACTCATCGCGCTCAAACACATGCGTTCCCGCGAGGCGTGGCCGCTGCTCGTCGTCACCATTCTTGTGATGGGGTCGTTCATGGTGGTGCTCGGCTTCATCGTGCCCGCGATGGCCGAAGACCCGGACTCCGGCTTCGGCCTCAACGCGACGACGACCGCGTTACTGTTCCTGACCCCCGGTGCGGTCGTGCAGGTCATCAGCGCACCGTTCATCGGACGATTGGCGGTTCGCATCGGATTCGTCACCGTCCTGCGGGCCGGGGTCGTGGCCACGATCGTCGTGGTCGCGCTGACGGCGGTTTTCGCCGACCACAAGTATGTAGTCGCCGCCCTCATGGTGATCTTCGGATTCACCTGCACCGCAGTGATACTCACGCCGCTGAGCTCACTGGGCGTGCTACAGGCATCCGACGAGGCACCCGGGGCGCTGCCCGGCATCGCCAATGCCAGCTACGGCATGGGCTTCACACTGGGGTTCGCCTGGGCCGGGCCGATCGTCGGCTCAGGTACGGATTCCACCTTCCAGCATGCGTTTTGGATCGCGGTCGGAATCGGTGTTGTGGCACTGGTTTTCAGCCTGATCCTCCGCCCGAAACCATTTACTGACGAAACTGCCGCCCCCGCCGATTCGACAGCTCACCAGACATCGCCCTGA
- a CDS encoding APC family permease: MTADALAHDTDTDTKLKRKITGPLLYLFILGDVLGAGVYALMGVLSQKVGGVLWAPLLIAMLLALCTAGSYAELVTKYPRAGGAAVFAERAFHRPAISFLVGFSMLAAGVTSAAGLALAFAGDYLKTFIDVPAVPAALVFLLLVACLNARGISESVKSNTVMTVVELSGLIIVVVAVAVLMSRGGGDVSRVTAFPPDSSPALAILGAAIVAYYSFVGFETSANVAEEIRDPSRVYPRALFGALLTAGVVYTLVGLASAIALPSEELSTSSGPLLSVVAASGVGIPDKVFSLIALVAVANGALLTMIMASRLTFGMAEHRLLPRALGAVLPNRRTPWAAIVATTVAAMALTSIGELSTLAETVVLLLLFVFISTNVAVLVLRRDTVNHSHFRVWTPVPVLGVASCLLLLTQQSAKVWLFGAILLAVGLLLHLVAARRAATSDSAA, translated from the coding sequence ATGACTGCCGACGCGCTGGCGCACGACACCGACACAGACACCAAGCTGAAACGCAAGATCACCGGGCCGCTGCTCTATCTGTTCATCCTCGGCGACGTGCTCGGGGCGGGCGTCTACGCGTTGATGGGTGTGCTGTCCCAGAAAGTCGGCGGGGTGTTGTGGGCACCGCTGCTGATCGCGATGCTGCTCGCGTTGTGCACCGCCGGCTCCTACGCCGAGCTGGTGACCAAGTATCCGCGGGCCGGCGGGGCGGCGGTCTTCGCCGAGCGCGCCTTCCACCGCCCGGCCATCTCTTTCCTCGTCGGGTTCAGCATGCTCGCGGCGGGCGTGACCAGTGCGGCCGGCCTGGCCCTGGCATTCGCCGGTGACTACCTCAAGACGTTCATCGACGTGCCCGCGGTGCCGGCCGCGCTCGTCTTCCTGCTGCTGGTGGCCTGCCTCAATGCCCGCGGTATCAGCGAGTCGGTCAAGAGCAACACCGTGATGACGGTCGTCGAGCTCAGCGGATTGATCATCGTGGTGGTCGCGGTCGCCGTCCTGATGAGCCGCGGCGGCGGGGACGTCTCGCGGGTGACCGCCTTCCCGCCGGACTCGTCGCCGGCGCTGGCGATCCTTGGCGCGGCGATTGTGGCGTACTACTCGTTCGTCGGGTTCGAGACGTCGGCCAACGTGGCCGAGGAGATTCGTGATCCGAGCCGGGTCTACCCGCGGGCACTGTTCGGGGCGCTGCTCACGGCGGGTGTGGTGTACACGCTGGTCGGGCTCGCCAGCGCCATCGCCCTGCCGTCGGAGGAATTGTCGACATCGTCGGGCCCCCTGCTGTCGGTGGTCGCCGCGTCGGGCGTCGGCATCCCCGACAAGGTGTTCAGTCTGATCGCGCTCGTCGCGGTCGCCAACGGTGCGCTGCTCACGATGATCATGGCGAGTCGGCTGACCTTCGGCATGGCCGAGCACCGCCTGCTGCCTCGTGCACTGGGCGCAGTGCTGCCCAATCGACGCACACCGTGGGCGGCGATCGTCGCCACCACCGTCGCGGCGATGGCGTTGACCTCGATCGGCGAGCTGTCGACGTTGGCCGAAACCGTTGTGCTGCTGCTGTTGTTCGTCTTCATCTCGACCAACGTCGCCGTCCTGGTGTTGCGCCGCGACACCGTGAACCACTCGCATTTCCGGGTGTGGACGCCGGTGCCGGTGCTGGGCGTGGCGTCCTGCCTGCTGTTGCTCACCCAGCAGAGTGCGAAGGTCTGGCTCTTCGGCGCGATCCTGCTCGCGGTCGGCCTGCTCTTGCATCTGGTCGCCGCCCGCCGTGCCGCGACCAGCGACAGTGCCGCCTGA
- a CDS encoding FAD-dependent oxidoreductase, whose amino-acid sequence MRGVGRRGFLLGFGALAATPLLPACGDANEKDRDHIVVIGAGFSGLAAARKLTDAGLRVTVLEARDRIGGRTRTDTSLGVPIDIGASWIHGTESNPLTKLARDVGATTVPTDFEDFVLLEDHRLVGKEAAAASAEDWHRIARELDDRSGDASATESVADGLIGIANLDDPLVAWNVTSRIAGEYAADPAQMSLRWLGSEGQFAGPDVILPGGYTQLSQYLAKGLDIRLGTEVTRIAHGGDQVRIDTAQGTVTADRVIVTVPLGVLKAGAIAFDPPLPDAKLGAIKRLGFGLLNKVVVAFDAPFWPESTPMIGLVGDNQPVTDLVNGLVFAGKPLLVGLRGGQAAWSRESMSDSDAVKELITAIDAPNPAGSIVTKWGTDRYARGSYSFIAVGSSPDDMHALGEPVGGRLMFAGEATDPEWFGTVHGAYLSGLREADRVLA is encoded by the coding sequence ATGCGTGGGGTCGGGCGCCGCGGGTTCCTGTTGGGCTTCGGCGCGCTCGCCGCCACACCACTGTTGCCGGCGTGCGGCGACGCGAATGAGAAGGACCGCGATCACATCGTGGTCATCGGCGCCGGATTCTCCGGACTGGCTGCGGCCCGCAAGCTGACCGACGCCGGTCTGCGAGTGACGGTGCTCGAAGCCCGGGATCGGATCGGCGGCCGCACGCGGACCGACACCTCGCTCGGGGTGCCGATCGACATCGGCGCGTCGTGGATACACGGCACCGAGAGCAACCCCCTCACCAAGCTAGCCCGGGATGTCGGGGCCACAACGGTGCCGACCGATTTCGAGGACTTCGTCCTGCTCGAGGATCACCGGCTCGTCGGCAAGGAGGCGGCCGCGGCGTCGGCCGAGGACTGGCACCGGATCGCCCGCGAACTCGACGACCGCAGCGGTGACGCCTCGGCCACGGAGTCGGTGGCCGACGGACTGATCGGTATCGCCAACCTCGACGATCCATTGGTCGCCTGGAACGTCACCTCCCGCATCGCGGGCGAGTACGCGGCCGACCCGGCTCAGATGTCTCTGCGCTGGCTCGGCAGCGAAGGGCAGTTCGCGGGGCCCGACGTCATCCTCCCCGGCGGCTACACCCAGTTGTCCCAGTACCTCGCGAAGGGCCTCGACATCCGTCTGGGCACTGAGGTCACCCGCATTGCGCACGGTGGTGATCAGGTCCGCATCGACACCGCACAGGGCACCGTCACCGCGGACCGGGTGATCGTCACCGTTCCGCTCGGAGTCCTCAAGGCCGGAGCCATCGCCTTCGACCCGCCGCTGCCCGACGCCAAGCTGGGCGCCATCAAGCGCCTCGGATTCGGCTTGTTGAACAAGGTGGTCGTGGCTTTCGACGCGCCGTTCTGGCCGGAATCCACACCGATGATCGGCCTTGTGGGCGACAACCAGCCCGTCACCGATCTGGTCAACGGACTCGTCTTCGCCGGCAAACCATTGCTGGTGGGGTTGCGCGGCGGGCAGGCCGCCTGGTCGCGGGAGTCGATGTCGGACTCCGATGCGGTGAAGGAACTGATCACCGCGATCGACGCTCCCAACCCCGCCGGGTCCATCGTGACGAAGTGGGGAACCGATCGATATGCACGCGGCTCGTACAGTTTCATCGCCGTCGGGTCCAGCCCGGACGACATGCACGCTCTCGGTGAGCCCGTCGGCGGGCGGCTGATGTTCGCCGGCGAAGCCACCGATCCCGAGTGGTTCGGCACGGTCCACGGCGCCTACCTGAGCGGCCTGCGGGAAGCCGACCGCGTCCTCGCCTAG
- a CDS encoding ion transporter, which translates to MQPTTSPEPLNPKPVPTAVSLCRRLVGNPVFETLIVIVILINAAMLGAETFPTVSDGLDHAFDVGYNVILAIYVVELLIRLTAAGWDVREFTKNRWNVFDFIVIAASFVPGLRTTAMLLRLVRLARIVRIIRFLPDLHVVIGAIARSIPGVASLAAATALLIYIYGMLGWVFFGNYAPEHFGNVGRGMMTMYVMLTLENLPENVDMGLKVSPWSVLFFISYTVILSFLVFNLFIGIVLNSMEEARAADRRKHESDDLLERLRMARQALEDAERELQRTHRDDRKSGL; encoded by the coding sequence GTGCAACCCACCACGTCGCCCGAACCGCTGAACCCCAAGCCCGTGCCGACTGCCGTATCGCTGTGCCGACGGCTGGTCGGTAATCCGGTCTTCGAAACCCTGATCGTGATCGTGATCCTGATCAACGCGGCGATGCTGGGGGCGGAGACCTTCCCCACGGTGTCGGACGGACTCGACCACGCCTTCGATGTGGGCTACAACGTCATCCTCGCGATCTATGTCGTCGAGTTGCTCATCCGGCTCACCGCGGCGGGGTGGGACGTCCGCGAGTTCACGAAAAACCGGTGGAACGTCTTCGACTTCATCGTGATCGCGGCGTCCTTCGTGCCGGGCCTGCGGACGACGGCGATGCTGCTGCGGCTCGTGCGGCTGGCACGGATCGTGCGCATCATCCGGTTCCTGCCCGACCTGCACGTGGTCATCGGCGCGATCGCGCGAAGCATCCCGGGGGTGGCGTCACTTGCGGCGGCCACCGCCCTGCTCATCTACATCTACGGGATGCTCGGCTGGGTGTTCTTCGGCAATTACGCTCCCGAGCACTTCGGGAACGTCGGCCGCGGGATGATGACGATGTACGTGATGCTGACGCTGGAGAACCTGCCCGAGAACGTGGACATGGGACTGAAGGTGTCGCCGTGGTCGGTGCTGTTCTTCATCAGCTACACGGTCATCCTCAGCTTCCTGGTGTTCAACCTGTTCATCGGCATCGTGCTGAACTCGATGGAGGAAGCGCGGGCGGCCGACCGCCGGAAGCACGAGAGCGATGACCTGCTCGAGCGGTTGCGCATGGCGCGTCAGGCGCTCGAGGACGCCGAGCGGGAACTGCAGCGGACGCACCGGGACGACCGGAAATCGGGCTTGTGA
- a CDS encoding hemophore-related protein, with the protein MDALANTSCSYTQVTAALNAEAPALGKQLNGRPDMQANIQQFLAMSTDQRQQALAQQQAGNPQLNALIFAQIGPQITQVANTCMNY; encoded by the coding sequence ATGGATGCGCTGGCTAACACGTCGTGCAGCTACACGCAGGTGACGGCCGCCTTGAATGCGGAGGCGCCGGCGCTGGGTAAACAGCTCAACGGGCGGCCCGATATGCAGGCGAATATTCAGCAGTTCCTCGCCATGTCGACCGACCAGCGTCAGCAGGCACTGGCGCAGCAGCAAGCAGGGAACCCACAGTTGAATGCGCTCATCTTCGCGCAGATCGGCCCACAGATTACGCAGGTCGCGAACACCTGCATGAATTACTGA
- a CDS encoding PfaD family polyunsaturated fatty acid/polyketide biosynthesis protein — translation MQATLANSHPTNGASPALLDGSDVAEALAAIRRPVAVVASAHGPRTVVLDGAGVLTPELMRHDILAVLPPIYPEWLGDRSFTATHGVRFPYVVGEMARGIATPQMTVEGVRAGVMAFYGSAGLDLATVEAGLREIQAALGPNASGWGANLIHNVQSDGVELATVDLFHRLGVRYVSASAFMRLTPAVVLYAAKGLHRDAHGQIVRSGHIFAKVSRDEVARQFLSPAPESMLNALVAEGRLTAEEAALAAGIPIAEDITAEADSGGHTDNRALTVLLPRLISLRDEIAATYHYPVLPRVGAAGGLGTPAAVAAAFAAGAAYVLTGSVNQSAVESGLSPDARALLAMAESTDVAMAPAADMFEMGVTVQVLKRGTMFAQRGHRLADFYRRYSSLEEAPAEELANLEKTVLGRSVADIWADTEAFFANSDPRQVERAAVDPKHRMALVFRWYLFTGSQWARDGNTARRGDYQIWCGPAMGAFNQWVRGSFLEPVEARTVRQIALNLLEGAATVTRAGQLRAAGVAMPAASFDFRPRPLG, via the coding sequence ATGCAGGCGACGTTGGCTAACTCTCATCCGACCAATGGCGCCTCTCCGGCGTTGCTCGATGGGTCGGATGTCGCCGAGGCGCTCGCCGCAATCCGCAGGCCGGTCGCAGTCGTGGCGTCGGCGCACGGGCCCCGCACCGTGGTTCTCGACGGTGCCGGAGTGCTGACGCCGGAGCTCATGCGCCACGACATCCTCGCGGTCTTGCCGCCGATCTATCCCGAATGGCTCGGCGACCGTAGTTTCACCGCGACGCACGGTGTGCGGTTTCCCTATGTCGTCGGCGAGATGGCCCGCGGTATCGCGACACCCCAGATGACCGTCGAGGGTGTGCGCGCCGGGGTGATGGCGTTCTACGGAAGCGCCGGGCTGGACTTGGCCACCGTGGAAGCGGGCCTGCGTGAGATTCAGGCCGCGCTGGGTCCGAACGCCAGCGGGTGGGGCGCGAACCTGATCCACAACGTCCAGAGCGACGGCGTCGAACTTGCCACAGTGGATCTGTTCCATCGACTCGGTGTCCGTTACGTGTCGGCGTCGGCGTTCATGCGTCTGACGCCCGCTGTCGTGCTCTATGCGGCGAAGGGTCTGCACCGCGACGCACACGGACAGATCGTGCGGTCCGGGCACATCTTCGCCAAGGTGTCCCGCGACGAGGTCGCCCGGCAGTTCCTCTCGCCCGCCCCGGAATCGATGTTGAACGCACTGGTCGCCGAGGGCCGGCTCACCGCGGAAGAGGCCGCGCTGGCCGCTGGCATCCCGATCGCGGAAGACATCACCGCCGAAGCGGATTCGGGTGGCCACACCGACAACCGCGCGCTGACGGTCCTTCTCCCGCGGCTGATCAGCCTGCGCGACGAGATCGCGGCCACCTATCACTATCCGGTCCTGCCGCGCGTCGGTGCCGCGGGCGGATTGGGAACGCCTGCCGCGGTCGCCGCCGCCTTCGCCGCCGGAGCCGCGTACGTTCTGACCGGTTCGGTCAACCAGTCCGCGGTGGAAAGTGGTCTCTCGCCGGACGCACGAGCGCTGCTGGCGATGGCCGAATCGACCGATGTGGCGATGGCACCGGCCGCGGACATGTTCGAGATGGGCGTGACGGTCCAGGTCCTCAAGCGCGGCACCATGTTCGCCCAGCGCGGCCACCGGCTGGCCGACTTCTACCGTCGCTACTCCTCCCTCGAGGAGGCCCCGGCCGAGGAACTCGCGAATCTGGAAAAGACGGTCCTCGGGCGCAGCGTCGCCGACATCTGGGCCGACACCGAGGCGTTCTTCGCCAACAGTGACCCGCGGCAGGTCGAACGTGCGGCGGTGGATCCGAAACATCGGATGGCGCTGGTGTTTCGGTGGTACCTCTTTACGGGTTCGCAGTGGGCGCGCGATGGCAACACCGCCCGCCGCGGCGATTACCAGATCTGGTGTGGGCCCGCGATGGGGGCCTTCAACCAATGGGTTCGGGGGAGTTTCCTCGAACCAGTGGAAGCGCGGACTGTTCGCCAGATCGCGCTCAACCTGCTCGAGGGAGCTGCGACTGTGACCCGTGCCGGCCAGTTACGTGCAGCGGGCGTCGCAATGCCCGCTGCCTCCTTTGATTTCCGTCCACGTCCTCTCGGATAA